The following proteins are encoded in a genomic region of Drosophila miranda strain MSH22 chromosome 4, D.miranda_PacBio2.1, whole genome shotgun sequence:
- the LOC108163381 gene encoding protein UXT, translating into MYEKSTGVAYERIQGGPQPDTHQARITQIEEFINEVLKRDLRELENWIGQYNQEIMEYVQLKNTLQTFDAHLPEGYKTQVNIGSNVFMQARVSQMDKILVNVGKDVFLEMSMAEAERFSDVRIKILTKEADVLRDESIKKRTQIKMSLLAIGEREKLMQEEARQ; encoded by the exons ATGTATGAAAAATCTACAGGTGTCGCCTACGAGCGCATCCAAGG TGGCCCCCAGCCCGACACTCATCAAGCGCGCATTACGCAGATCGAAGAATTCATCAACGAAGTCCTAAAACGCGACCTCAGGGAACTGGAGAACTGGATCGGGCAATATAACCAGGAGATCATGGAGTATGTCCAGCTGAAGAACACCCTGCAGACATTTGACGCTCACCTGCCGGAAGGTTACAAGACCCAAGTGAACATCGGCAGCAACGTGTTCATGCAAGCGCGCGTGTCGCAAATGGACAAGATCCTGGTTAACGTGGGCAAGGACGTGTTCCTGGAAATGAGCATGGCGGAGGCGGAGCGCTTCAGCGATGTGCGGATCAAGATACTCACCAAGGAGGCGGATGTCCTGCGCGATGAGAGCATCAAGAAGCGGACCCAGATAAAGATGTCTCTGTTGGCGATAGGCGAGCGGGAGAAGCTGATGCAGGAGGAGGCGCGTCAGTAA
- the LOC108163380 gene encoding COP1-interactive protein 1 isoform X3 → MDTKSRSNSETPTTSGQRAQQTEEAPELITEGVGILSDAFAHFKNFLLKEECKDHANFKASTEPIATDHYRRLLEESPEDPGVAPQINLNINKIYLKRLEEIDCLDPKSGASTCLPLQLRLITFQEWVDYLLQANGVMFTNLSTLEEKTLGKVIPWVESVDGERQQTLGENRKLRKDLCAIIEFIQNAFHRNIWDTERLSLETLTVHQVLGVSRDQSYPESESVKMAECMKSLVNEMASKHDEVCHLKSQLSGLDEVVQTARQKIIMKDQCIAQLNERLQDITDRLAYVLRPKPLSTTADEEMARVGDLVASCFLNTLAVKDEQECNILKVLDEELNALLEMHSRHEVQSTEACRNRLYKLFKNFSQELVDETTKLENVRSHLNAIRNKSNIHGSEPNSTPINAVCSEPGGKAVEALRSQLQTLKNTNKEMQSNYLRLLKENSDLQSRLASESMVNTRNAEVLKGIADKLIEMGFEGFTYEEIYNTDSTGNPFCAVINKLYVDNQENVFSNQHLTEVISRLQETLRHRDGEVSQLQKMIQSYSDFSRNQRLNDEIDGLKEALSAKNQKIRQMTSLLKNNEDQCENLKTTYEDQCKELKKSKKRQQTLEESACKVESELKSVIIERDLLREEVQALREKDAKATGRERAFCDQLKISEKELKNSRRVIQSLQDQEKEWKQQHRETVKQLDAANATMEQKLREYECEQKQIRGKLKFRVE, encoded by the exons ATGGACACAAAGTCCAGGTCAAATTCGGAGACACCCACGACCTCCGGGCAGCGCGCTCAGCAAACCGAAGAGGCTCCAGAGCTGATCACAGAAGGTGTCGGAATTCTGTCCGACGCTTTTGCGCATTTCAAAAATTTCCTCCTCAAGGAGGAATGCAAGGATCATGCCAATTTTAAAGCCAGCACAGAACCCATAGCCACGGACCACTATCGCCGGCTACTGGAGGAATCGCCTGAGGACCCCGGCGTGGCCCCCCAAATAAACCTCAATATAAACAAAATATACCTCAAGCGGCTAGAGGAGATCGACTGCCTTGACCCTAAGAGCGGAGCTTCCACG TGCCTCCCACTCCAGCTCCGTCTAATCACTTTTCAAGAGTGGGTGGACTACCTACTTCAGGCAAACGGAGTGATGTTCACCAACTTGTCGACACTTGAAGAGAAGACACTCGGAAAGGTGATTCCCTGGGTAGAGTCGGTCGATGGGGAGAGGCAGCAGACGCTGGGCGAGAACCGAAAGCTGCGCAAGGACCTTTGCGCAATCATAGAATTCATACAGAATGCGTTCCACCGGAATATCTGGGACACGGAACGCCTTTCATTGGAGACCCTGACTGTCCACCAGGTGCTGGGCGTATCCCGCGATCAGAGTTATCcggagagcgagagcgtaAAG ATGGCAGAGTGCATGAAATCGCTGGTCAACGAAATGGCCTCCAAGCACGATGAGGTTTGCCATCTGAAGTCCCAGCTCAGTGGCCTCGATGAGGTGGTCCAGACGGCCAGGCAGAAGATCATCATGAAGGACCAATGCATTGCCCAGCTCAATGAGAGG CTGCAGGATATCACGGATCGACTTGCGTATGTGCTGAGGCCTAAGCCGTTGTCCACGACGGCGGATGAAGAAATGGCGAGGGTCGGGGATCTGGTGGCTTCTTGCTTCCTGAATACGCTCGCTGTGAAAGATGAGCAGGAGTGCAATATTCTGAAGGTACTTGATGAGGAACTCAACGCTCTGCTGGAGATGCATAGTAGGCACGAGGTCCAGTCCACGGAGGCCTGCCGGAATCGTCTTTACAAATTGTTCAAGAACTTT AGCCAAGAACTCGTTGACGAAACTACCAAGCTGGAAAATGTTCGAAGCCACCTGAACGCTATCCGAAACAAATCGAACATCCACGGCTCTGAACCCAACAGCACTCCGATCAATGCGGTTTGCTCGGAACCGGGCGGAAAGGCCGTTGAGGCTTTGCGATCTCAGCTGCAGACCCTCAAAAATACCAACAAGGAAATGCAAAGCAACTACCTTCGTCTGCTAAAAGAAAACAGCG ATTTACAGTCAAGGCTTGCGTCGGAAAGTATGGTAAACACTAGGAATGCAGAAGTTCTCAAGGGTATAGCCGATAAACTTATCGAGATG GGCTTTGAAGGCTTCACGTACGAGGAAATATATAATACAGACTCTACGGGAAACCCGTTCTGCGCTGTCATTAATAAATTATACGTGGACAATCAGGAAAACGTCTTTTCG AACCAGCATTTGACCGAGGTGATAAGTAGGCTGCAGGAAACGCTAAGACATCGCGATGGGGAAGTGTCCCAGCTGCAGAAAATGATCCAAAGCTACTCCGATTTCAGCAGGAACCAGAGACTCAACGATGAGATCGACGGCCTCAAGGAGGCATTAA GTGCAAAGAATCAAAAGATTCGTCAGATGACGTCCTTGCTGAAGAACAATGAAGATCAGTGCGAAAATCTCAAGACGACCTACGAGGATCAGTGCAAGGAGCTGAAGAAGTCcaaaaagcgccagcagaccCTAGAGGAATCTGCCTGTAAGGTGGAAAGCGAGCTAAAATCGGTGATAATAGAG CGCGATCTGTTGCGGGAAGAGGTCCAGGCTCTAAGAGAGAAGGATGCCAAAGCCACCGGACGCGAGCGGGCGTTCTGCGACCAGCTGAAGATCAGCGAAAAGGAGCTGAAAAATTCGCGGCGGGTTATCCAAAGCCTGCAGGATCAAGAGAAAGAATGGAAGCAACAACACCGAGAGACCGTCAAGCAGTTGGATGCAGCCAATGCCACCATGGAGCAGAAGCTTCGGGAATACGAGTGCGAACAGAAGCAGATACGGGGCAAGCTAAA ATTCCGTGTGGAATGA
- the LOC108163380 gene encoding uncharacterized protein LOC108163380 isoform X4: MDTKSRSNSETPTTSGQRAQQTEEAPELITEGVGILSDAFAHFKNFLLKEECKDHANFKASTEPIATDHYRRLLEESPEDPGVAPQINLNINKIYLKRLEEIDCLDPKSGASTCLPLQLRLITFQEWVDYLLQANGVMFTNLSTLEEKTLGKVIPWVESVDGERQQTLGENRKLRKDLCAIIEFIQNAFHRNIWDTERLSLETLTVHQVLGVSRDQSYPESESVKMAECMKSLVNEMASKHDEVCHLKSQLSGLDEVVQTARQKIIMKDQCIAQLNERLQDITDRLAYVLRPKPLSTTADEEMARVGDLVASCFLNTLAVKDEQECNILKVLDEELNALLEMHSRHEVQSTEACRNRLYKLFKNFSQELVDETTKLENVRSHLNAIRNKSNIHGSEPNSTPINAVCSEPGGKAVEALRSQLQTLKNTNKEMQSNYLRLLKENSDLQSRLASESMVNTRNAEVLKGIADKLIEMGFEGFTYEEIYNTDSTGNPFCAVINKLYVDNQENVFSQSDTKTPPHTTGSAKDKPAAITKSKQSSRPTSKVSMKPATKSRSSK; this comes from the exons ATGGACACAAAGTCCAGGTCAAATTCGGAGACACCCACGACCTCCGGGCAGCGCGCTCAGCAAACCGAAGAGGCTCCAGAGCTGATCACAGAAGGTGTCGGAATTCTGTCCGACGCTTTTGCGCATTTCAAAAATTTCCTCCTCAAGGAGGAATGCAAGGATCATGCCAATTTTAAAGCCAGCACAGAACCCATAGCCACGGACCACTATCGCCGGCTACTGGAGGAATCGCCTGAGGACCCCGGCGTGGCCCCCCAAATAAACCTCAATATAAACAAAATATACCTCAAGCGGCTAGAGGAGATCGACTGCCTTGACCCTAAGAGCGGAGCTTCCACG TGCCTCCCACTCCAGCTCCGTCTAATCACTTTTCAAGAGTGGGTGGACTACCTACTTCAGGCAAACGGAGTGATGTTCACCAACTTGTCGACACTTGAAGAGAAGACACTCGGAAAGGTGATTCCCTGGGTAGAGTCGGTCGATGGGGAGAGGCAGCAGACGCTGGGCGAGAACCGAAAGCTGCGCAAGGACCTTTGCGCAATCATAGAATTCATACAGAATGCGTTCCACCGGAATATCTGGGACACGGAACGCCTTTCATTGGAGACCCTGACTGTCCACCAGGTGCTGGGCGTATCCCGCGATCAGAGTTATCcggagagcgagagcgtaAAG ATGGCAGAGTGCATGAAATCGCTGGTCAACGAAATGGCCTCCAAGCACGATGAGGTTTGCCATCTGAAGTCCCAGCTCAGTGGCCTCGATGAGGTGGTCCAGACGGCCAGGCAGAAGATCATCATGAAGGACCAATGCATTGCCCAGCTCAATGAGAGG CTGCAGGATATCACGGATCGACTTGCGTATGTGCTGAGGCCTAAGCCGTTGTCCACGACGGCGGATGAAGAAATGGCGAGGGTCGGGGATCTGGTGGCTTCTTGCTTCCTGAATACGCTCGCTGTGAAAGATGAGCAGGAGTGCAATATTCTGAAGGTACTTGATGAGGAACTCAACGCTCTGCTGGAGATGCATAGTAGGCACGAGGTCCAGTCCACGGAGGCCTGCCGGAATCGTCTTTACAAATTGTTCAAGAACTTT AGCCAAGAACTCGTTGACGAAACTACCAAGCTGGAAAATGTTCGAAGCCACCTGAACGCTATCCGAAACAAATCGAACATCCACGGCTCTGAACCCAACAGCACTCCGATCAATGCGGTTTGCTCGGAACCGGGCGGAAAGGCCGTTGAGGCTTTGCGATCTCAGCTGCAGACCCTCAAAAATACCAACAAGGAAATGCAAAGCAACTACCTTCGTCTGCTAAAAGAAAACAGCG ATTTACAGTCAAGGCTTGCGTCGGAAAGTATGGTAAACACTAGGAATGCAGAAGTTCTCAAGGGTATAGCCGATAAACTTATCGAGATG GGCTTTGAAGGCTTCACGTACGAGGAAATATATAATACAGACTCTACGGGAAACCCGTTCTGCGCTGTCATTAATAAATTATACGTGGACAATCAGGAAAACGTCTTTTCG CAAAGCGACACAAAAACTCCACCCCATACAACAGGGTCCGCCAAAGACAAACCTGCAGCTATAACAAAATCGAAACAATCATCGAGACCCACATCGAAAGTTTCGATGAAGCCAGCAACAAAGTCCAGAAGTTCCAAGTAA
- the LOC108163380 gene encoding optineurin isoform X2, with translation MDTKSRSNSETPTTSGQRAQQTEEAPELITEGVGILSDAFAHFKNFLLKEECKDHANFKASTEPIATDHYRRLLEESPEDPGVAPQINLNINKIYLKRLEEIDCLDPKSGASTCLPLQLRLITFQEWVDYLLQANGVMFTNLSTLEEKTLGKVIPWVESVDGERQQTLGENRKLRKDLCAIIEFIQNAFHRNIWDTERLSLETLTVHQVLGVSRDQSYPESESVKMAECMKSLVNEMASKHDEVCHLKSQLSGLDEVVQTARQKIIMKDQCIAQLNERSQELVDETTKLENVRSHLNAIRNKSNIHGSEPNSTPINAVCSEPGGKAVEALRSQLQTLKNTNKEMQSNYLRLLKENSDLQSRLASESMVNTRNAEVLKGIADKLIEMGFEGFTYEEIYNTDSTGNPFCAVINKLYVDNQENVFSNQHLTEVISRLQETLRHRDGEVSQLQKMIQSYSDFSRNQRLNDEIDGLKEALSAKNQKIRQMTSLLKNNEDQCENLKTTYEDQCKELKKSKKRQQTLEESACKVESELKSVIIERDLLREEVQALREKDAKATGRERAFCDQLKISEKELKNSRRVIQSLQDQEKEWKQQHRETVKQLDAANATMEQKLREYECEQKQIRGKLKQRVEVNQQQEEIISSFREWRDAQIRVDEAKRQCEKHAEERIRVLIEENRTMALEYRSLHRDYSLLEAEIQRVKQAVHPTTSPSTQPDCARVPPHIDDEQMTNRMRILANISQRLSIHSQMLNDHSVRQEHPRLRSASQKEQEQAAALSSRENSSPSRNS, from the exons ATGGACACAAAGTCCAGGTCAAATTCGGAGACACCCACGACCTCCGGGCAGCGCGCTCAGCAAACCGAAGAGGCTCCAGAGCTGATCACAGAAGGTGTCGGAATTCTGTCCGACGCTTTTGCGCATTTCAAAAATTTCCTCCTCAAGGAGGAATGCAAGGATCATGCCAATTTTAAAGCCAGCACAGAACCCATAGCCACGGACCACTATCGCCGGCTACTGGAGGAATCGCCTGAGGACCCCGGCGTGGCCCCCCAAATAAACCTCAATATAAACAAAATATACCTCAAGCGGCTAGAGGAGATCGACTGCCTTGACCCTAAGAGCGGAGCTTCCACG TGCCTCCCACTCCAGCTCCGTCTAATCACTTTTCAAGAGTGGGTGGACTACCTACTTCAGGCAAACGGAGTGATGTTCACCAACTTGTCGACACTTGAAGAGAAGACACTCGGAAAGGTGATTCCCTGGGTAGAGTCGGTCGATGGGGAGAGGCAGCAGACGCTGGGCGAGAACCGAAAGCTGCGCAAGGACCTTTGCGCAATCATAGAATTCATACAGAATGCGTTCCACCGGAATATCTGGGACACGGAACGCCTTTCATTGGAGACCCTGACTGTCCACCAGGTGCTGGGCGTATCCCGCGATCAGAGTTATCcggagagcgagagcgtaAAG ATGGCAGAGTGCATGAAATCGCTGGTCAACGAAATGGCCTCCAAGCACGATGAGGTTTGCCATCTGAAGTCCCAGCTCAGTGGCCTCGATGAGGTGGTCCAGACGGCCAGGCAGAAGATCATCATGAAGGACCAATGCATTGCCCAGCTCAATGAGAGG AGCCAAGAACTCGTTGACGAAACTACCAAGCTGGAAAATGTTCGAAGCCACCTGAACGCTATCCGAAACAAATCGAACATCCACGGCTCTGAACCCAACAGCACTCCGATCAATGCGGTTTGCTCGGAACCGGGCGGAAAGGCCGTTGAGGCTTTGCGATCTCAGCTGCAGACCCTCAAAAATACCAACAAGGAAATGCAAAGCAACTACCTTCGTCTGCTAAAAGAAAACAGCG ATTTACAGTCAAGGCTTGCGTCGGAAAGTATGGTAAACACTAGGAATGCAGAAGTTCTCAAGGGTATAGCCGATAAACTTATCGAGATG GGCTTTGAAGGCTTCACGTACGAGGAAATATATAATACAGACTCTACGGGAAACCCGTTCTGCGCTGTCATTAATAAATTATACGTGGACAATCAGGAAAACGTCTTTTCG AACCAGCATTTGACCGAGGTGATAAGTAGGCTGCAGGAAACGCTAAGACATCGCGATGGGGAAGTGTCCCAGCTGCAGAAAATGATCCAAAGCTACTCCGATTTCAGCAGGAACCAGAGACTCAACGATGAGATCGACGGCCTCAAGGAGGCATTAA GTGCAAAGAATCAAAAGATTCGTCAGATGACGTCCTTGCTGAAGAACAATGAAGATCAGTGCGAAAATCTCAAGACGACCTACGAGGATCAGTGCAAGGAGCTGAAGAAGTCcaaaaagcgccagcagaccCTAGAGGAATCTGCCTGTAAGGTGGAAAGCGAGCTAAAATCGGTGATAATAGAG CGCGATCTGTTGCGGGAAGAGGTCCAGGCTCTAAGAGAGAAGGATGCCAAAGCCACCGGACGCGAGCGGGCGTTCTGCGACCAGCTGAAGATCAGCGAAAAGGAGCTGAAAAATTCGCGGCGGGTTATCCAAAGCCTGCAGGATCAAGAGAAAGAATGGAAGCAACAACACCGAGAGACCGTCAAGCAGTTGGATGCAGCCAATGCCACCATGGAGCAGAAGCTTCGGGAATACGAGTGCGAACAGAAGCAGATACGGGGCAAGCTAAA GCAGCGGGTGGAAGTAaaccagcagcaggaggagatAATCAGTTCGTTTAGGGAGTGGAGGGATGCACAGATTAGGGTGGACGAGGCAAAGCGGCAGTGCGAGAAGCATGCAGAGGAGCGCATCAGAGTGCTCATAGAGGAGAACCGGACGATGGCCCTTGAGTACAGGTCCCTGCACCGGGACTATTCCCTACTTGAAGCCGAGATACAACGCGTAAAGCAAGCCGTCCACCCAACCACATCCCCATCGACGCAGCCGGACTGTGCCCGGGTCCCCCCGCATATCGACGACGAA CAAATGACCAACCGTATGCGCATCCTGGCCAATATATCACAGCGCCTTTCCATCCACTCTCAAATGCTCAATGACCATTCAGTGCGCCAAGAACATCCTCGTTTGCGAAGTGCTAGCCAGAAGGAACAGGAGCAGGCGGCAGCGCTGTCGAGTCGAGAAAATTCATCCCCGTCAAGGAACTCATAG
- the LOC108163380 gene encoding protein MLP1 isoform X1 gives MDTKSRSNSETPTTSGQRAQQTEEAPELITEGVGILSDAFAHFKNFLLKEECKDHANFKASTEPIATDHYRRLLEESPEDPGVAPQINLNINKIYLKRLEEIDCLDPKSGASTCLPLQLRLITFQEWVDYLLQANGVMFTNLSTLEEKTLGKVIPWVESVDGERQQTLGENRKLRKDLCAIIEFIQNAFHRNIWDTERLSLETLTVHQVLGVSRDQSYPESESVKMAECMKSLVNEMASKHDEVCHLKSQLSGLDEVVQTARQKIIMKDQCIAQLNERLQDITDRLAYVLRPKPLSTTADEEMARVGDLVASCFLNTLAVKDEQECNILKVLDEELNALLEMHSRHEVQSTEACRNRLYKLFKNFSQELVDETTKLENVRSHLNAIRNKSNIHGSEPNSTPINAVCSEPGGKAVEALRSQLQTLKNTNKEMQSNYLRLLKENSDLQSRLASESMVNTRNAEVLKGIADKLIEMGFEGFTYEEIYNTDSTGNPFCAVINKLYVDNQENVFSNQHLTEVISRLQETLRHRDGEVSQLQKMIQSYSDFSRNQRLNDEIDGLKEALSAKNQKIRQMTSLLKNNEDQCENLKTTYEDQCKELKKSKKRQQTLEESACKVESELKSVIIERDLLREEVQALREKDAKATGRERAFCDQLKISEKELKNSRRVIQSLQDQEKEWKQQHRETVKQLDAANATMEQKLREYECEQKQIRGKLKQRVEVNQQQEEIISSFREWRDAQIRVDEAKRQCEKHAEERIRVLIEENRTMALEYRSLHRDYSLLEAEIQRVKQAVHPTTSPSTQPDCARVPPHIDDEQMTNRMRILANISQRLSIHSQMLNDHSVRQEHPRLRSASQKEQEQAAALSSRENSSPSRNS, from the exons ATGGACACAAAGTCCAGGTCAAATTCGGAGACACCCACGACCTCCGGGCAGCGCGCTCAGCAAACCGAAGAGGCTCCAGAGCTGATCACAGAAGGTGTCGGAATTCTGTCCGACGCTTTTGCGCATTTCAAAAATTTCCTCCTCAAGGAGGAATGCAAGGATCATGCCAATTTTAAAGCCAGCACAGAACCCATAGCCACGGACCACTATCGCCGGCTACTGGAGGAATCGCCTGAGGACCCCGGCGTGGCCCCCCAAATAAACCTCAATATAAACAAAATATACCTCAAGCGGCTAGAGGAGATCGACTGCCTTGACCCTAAGAGCGGAGCTTCCACG TGCCTCCCACTCCAGCTCCGTCTAATCACTTTTCAAGAGTGGGTGGACTACCTACTTCAGGCAAACGGAGTGATGTTCACCAACTTGTCGACACTTGAAGAGAAGACACTCGGAAAGGTGATTCCCTGGGTAGAGTCGGTCGATGGGGAGAGGCAGCAGACGCTGGGCGAGAACCGAAAGCTGCGCAAGGACCTTTGCGCAATCATAGAATTCATACAGAATGCGTTCCACCGGAATATCTGGGACACGGAACGCCTTTCATTGGAGACCCTGACTGTCCACCAGGTGCTGGGCGTATCCCGCGATCAGAGTTATCcggagagcgagagcgtaAAG ATGGCAGAGTGCATGAAATCGCTGGTCAACGAAATGGCCTCCAAGCACGATGAGGTTTGCCATCTGAAGTCCCAGCTCAGTGGCCTCGATGAGGTGGTCCAGACGGCCAGGCAGAAGATCATCATGAAGGACCAATGCATTGCCCAGCTCAATGAGAGG CTGCAGGATATCACGGATCGACTTGCGTATGTGCTGAGGCCTAAGCCGTTGTCCACGACGGCGGATGAAGAAATGGCGAGGGTCGGGGATCTGGTGGCTTCTTGCTTCCTGAATACGCTCGCTGTGAAAGATGAGCAGGAGTGCAATATTCTGAAGGTACTTGATGAGGAACTCAACGCTCTGCTGGAGATGCATAGTAGGCACGAGGTCCAGTCCACGGAGGCCTGCCGGAATCGTCTTTACAAATTGTTCAAGAACTTT AGCCAAGAACTCGTTGACGAAACTACCAAGCTGGAAAATGTTCGAAGCCACCTGAACGCTATCCGAAACAAATCGAACATCCACGGCTCTGAACCCAACAGCACTCCGATCAATGCGGTTTGCTCGGAACCGGGCGGAAAGGCCGTTGAGGCTTTGCGATCTCAGCTGCAGACCCTCAAAAATACCAACAAGGAAATGCAAAGCAACTACCTTCGTCTGCTAAAAGAAAACAGCG ATTTACAGTCAAGGCTTGCGTCGGAAAGTATGGTAAACACTAGGAATGCAGAAGTTCTCAAGGGTATAGCCGATAAACTTATCGAGATG GGCTTTGAAGGCTTCACGTACGAGGAAATATATAATACAGACTCTACGGGAAACCCGTTCTGCGCTGTCATTAATAAATTATACGTGGACAATCAGGAAAACGTCTTTTCG AACCAGCATTTGACCGAGGTGATAAGTAGGCTGCAGGAAACGCTAAGACATCGCGATGGGGAAGTGTCCCAGCTGCAGAAAATGATCCAAAGCTACTCCGATTTCAGCAGGAACCAGAGACTCAACGATGAGATCGACGGCCTCAAGGAGGCATTAA GTGCAAAGAATCAAAAGATTCGTCAGATGACGTCCTTGCTGAAGAACAATGAAGATCAGTGCGAAAATCTCAAGACGACCTACGAGGATCAGTGCAAGGAGCTGAAGAAGTCcaaaaagcgccagcagaccCTAGAGGAATCTGCCTGTAAGGTGGAAAGCGAGCTAAAATCGGTGATAATAGAG CGCGATCTGTTGCGGGAAGAGGTCCAGGCTCTAAGAGAGAAGGATGCCAAAGCCACCGGACGCGAGCGGGCGTTCTGCGACCAGCTGAAGATCAGCGAAAAGGAGCTGAAAAATTCGCGGCGGGTTATCCAAAGCCTGCAGGATCAAGAGAAAGAATGGAAGCAACAACACCGAGAGACCGTCAAGCAGTTGGATGCAGCCAATGCCACCATGGAGCAGAAGCTTCGGGAATACGAGTGCGAACAGAAGCAGATACGGGGCAAGCTAAA GCAGCGGGTGGAAGTAaaccagcagcaggaggagatAATCAGTTCGTTTAGGGAGTGGAGGGATGCACAGATTAGGGTGGACGAGGCAAAGCGGCAGTGCGAGAAGCATGCAGAGGAGCGCATCAGAGTGCTCATAGAGGAGAACCGGACGATGGCCCTTGAGTACAGGTCCCTGCACCGGGACTATTCCCTACTTGAAGCCGAGATACAACGCGTAAAGCAAGCCGTCCACCCAACCACATCCCCATCGACGCAGCCGGACTGTGCCCGGGTCCCCCCGCATATCGACGACGAA CAAATGACCAACCGTATGCGCATCCTGGCCAATATATCACAGCGCCTTTCCATCCACTCTCAAATGCTCAATGACCATTCAGTGCGCCAAGAACATCCTCGTTTGCGAAGTGCTAGCCAGAAGGAACAGGAGCAGGCGGCAGCGCTGTCGAGTCGAGAAAATTCATCCCCGTCAAGGAACTCATAG
- the LOC108163380 gene encoding cingulin isoform X5 → MTDEAADCPHRQELEHTLLHCQTQSEILQATRDNYLSIIDEFKRDLEELTEQVEQQQHPELEQCSESDLELEEPPRININSALEIQNQHLTEVISRLQETLRHRDGEVSQLQKMIQSYSDFSRNQRLNDEIDGLKEALSAKNQKIRQMTSLLKNNEDQCENLKTTYEDQCKELKKSKKRQQTLEESACKVESELKSVIIERDLLREEVQALREKDAKATGRERAFCDQLKISEKELKNSRRVIQSLQDQEKEWKQQHRETVKQLDAANATMEQKLREYECEQKQIRGKLKQRVEVNQQQEEIISSFREWRDAQIRVDEAKRQCEKHAEERIRVLIEENRTMALEYRSLHRDYSLLEAEIQRVKQAVHPTTSPSTQPDCARVPPHIDDEQMTNRMRILANISQRLSIHSQMLNDHSVRQEHPRLRSASQKEQEQAAALSSRENSSPSRNS, encoded by the exons ATG ACCGACGAGGCGGCGGACTGTCCTCATCGACAGGAGCTTGAGCACACCCTACTCCACTGCCAAACCCAATCGGAGATCTTGCAGGCCACGCGGGACAACTACCTGAGCATTATCGATGAGTTCAAGCGGGACCTTGAGGAGCTGACCGAGCAagtggagcagcagcagcaccccgAATTAGAGCAGTGCTCGGAATCGGACTTGGAGCTCGAGGAACCACCCCGGATCAACATCAACAGCGCACTAGAGATACAA AACCAGCATTTGACCGAGGTGATAAGTAGGCTGCAGGAAACGCTAAGACATCGCGATGGGGAAGTGTCCCAGCTGCAGAAAATGATCCAAAGCTACTCCGATTTCAGCAGGAACCAGAGACTCAACGATGAGATCGACGGCCTCAAGGAGGCATTAA GTGCAAAGAATCAAAAGATTCGTCAGATGACGTCCTTGCTGAAGAACAATGAAGATCAGTGCGAAAATCTCAAGACGACCTACGAGGATCAGTGCAAGGAGCTGAAGAAGTCcaaaaagcgccagcagaccCTAGAGGAATCTGCCTGTAAGGTGGAAAGCGAGCTAAAATCGGTGATAATAGAG CGCGATCTGTTGCGGGAAGAGGTCCAGGCTCTAAGAGAGAAGGATGCCAAAGCCACCGGACGCGAGCGGGCGTTCTGCGACCAGCTGAAGATCAGCGAAAAGGAGCTGAAAAATTCGCGGCGGGTTATCCAAAGCCTGCAGGATCAAGAGAAAGAATGGAAGCAACAACACCGAGAGACCGTCAAGCAGTTGGATGCAGCCAATGCCACCATGGAGCAGAAGCTTCGGGAATACGAGTGCGAACAGAAGCAGATACGGGGCAAGCTAAA GCAGCGGGTGGAAGTAaaccagcagcaggaggagatAATCAGTTCGTTTAGGGAGTGGAGGGATGCACAGATTAGGGTGGACGAGGCAAAGCGGCAGTGCGAGAAGCATGCAGAGGAGCGCATCAGAGTGCTCATAGAGGAGAACCGGACGATGGCCCTTGAGTACAGGTCCCTGCACCGGGACTATTCCCTACTTGAAGCCGAGATACAACGCGTAAAGCAAGCCGTCCACCCAACCACATCCCCATCGACGCAGCCGGACTGTGCCCGGGTCCCCCCGCATATCGACGACGAA CAAATGACCAACCGTATGCGCATCCTGGCCAATATATCACAGCGCCTTTCCATCCACTCTCAAATGCTCAATGACCATTCAGTGCGCCAAGAACATCCTCGTTTGCGAAGTGCTAGCCAGAAGGAACAGGAGCAGGCGGCAGCGCTGTCGAGTCGAGAAAATTCATCCCCGTCAAGGAACTCATAG